One stretch of Caloenas nicobarica isolate bCalNic1 chromosome 26, bCalNic1.hap1, whole genome shotgun sequence DNA includes these proteins:
- the TECTA gene encoding alpha-tectorin, with protein sequence MNKRSFIGTWVVLVVITARQRAHAMASLYPFWQNDTKTPKVDDGSSPEIKISVPFIFFGAPYRSIYVNNNGVISFNALVSQFTPEAFPLADGRAFIAPFWADVHNGIRGEIYYRESTEPELLRRASRDVRKHFKDMSSFSAVWIFIVTWEEVTFYGGSSTTPVNTFQAVLITDGVSSFALFNYREISWTTGTASGGDPLTGLGGVVAQAGFNGGNITNFFSIPGSRTPDIVNIEETTNVNVPGRWAFKIDGREIDPANGCSLRGQFLRQGEIFWDSANCTTKCRCLDFNNEIFCQEMACGPFEACELKTKFFQCVPVESSTCVVFGDPHYHTFDGFLFHFQGSCSYLLARQCWPGSQLPYFNVEAKNENRGGSSVSWLRDIFVEVYSHKIVLPKGSFGKAKVDDLVVSLPISLELGAIKVYQSGLSTALETDFGLLVTYDGQHYASVSVPGTYINATCGLCGNYNKDPEDDTLRSDGRLASSAPDLGESWRVPHPERKCWSGCLYNCSLCDAATESLYFTSEYCGFINKSGGPLWECNAVVDPTAFVHSCVYDLCGARDNGTGLCQAVQAYAAVCQALGISVGEWRAQAGCMTAVRCPELSRYSVCASSCPATCSDLTAPLACTSPCAEGCECDQGHVLSADRCVPVRQCGCDVDGRYYAVGESFWAAADCTVECRCEDGGEARCFNTSCPKGEVCAIENGYRGCYPKRETLCLVGQNQVLRTFDGVAFPYPLEHSYILLKTCPETPDFIEVDISQKKAGSAPDGPRVVRIQAVGQEVKIGGTSLSEIKVNGYDVELPYFHPSGHLEIYRSDNSTVMESEGLLAIAYYDSGLLEIRLSTTYFNCTGGLCGFFDDNAGDEFCLPKGKCTDNLELFLESWTTFDEICNGECGDLLKACNNDSELLKSYRSRSNCGIINDPTNSSFLECHSVVNVSAYYRTCLFRLCQSGGNRSELCDSVARYASACKNAEVDVGQWRSHSFCPLACPENSHFEECMTCVETCETLATGPVCTDTCAEGCQCDEGFALRGTRCIPRGECGCNFEGRQLATNQTFWMDISCHFLCYCNGSDNSVYCENISCKDDEYCLEENGLYYCHVRTDASCIVSGYGHYLTFDGYSFDFQSSCALVLCTTISRPRVERSDTFPAFTVTAKNEDRDTSLALWIKQVEVEVFNYNIVIHRAYKYTVLVNDERLYLPLKLGQGKVNIFAFGFHIVVETDFGLKVVYDWKTFLLVTVPRSFQNLTYGLCGRYNGNPEDDLVAAGGAPAATVADFVQSWAKRDAFCRVGCGDRCPACGKVEGFWKPQQLCSLIPSQSGVFAKCHSKISPGFFYKNCLFDTCVDGGAMQTACSWLQNYASTCQTQGIAITGWRNFTSCSISCPPNSHYESCVSLCQPRCAAIRLKSDCSHYCVEGCQCDPGYVLNGKSCILPHNCGCYSDGKYYEPKQLFWNGDCTRRCRCFRRNLIQCDPRHCKSDEECALRNGVRGCFSTRSSFCLAAGGGVFRTFDGAFLRFPANCAFVLSTICQKLPDFSFQLIINFDKWSSPNLTIISPVYFYINEEQILISDRNTVKVNGSQVSIPFVTGLSTKIFSQEGFLVIDSSPDIQIRYNGFNVIKITIGERLQNKVCGLCGNFNGDRTDDYATLRGKPAVSSVVLAQSWKTNGMQKSCNELQYSQYAASCDNVQIQELQSDSYCLKLTDMKGFFQPCYGLLDPLPFYESCFLDGCYNHKKVQLCGSLAAYGEACRTFGILGTEWIEKENCSGVVEDPCVGADCPNRSCELDNGGELCGCIEPPPYGNTTQDIIDAEVTCKAAQMEVSISKCKLFQLGFEREGVRVNDRHCPGIEGEDFISFQINNTKGNCGNLVQSNSTHIVYKNTVWIESANNTGNIITRDRTINVEFSCAYELDIKISLDSVVRPMLSVINLTVPTQEGSFTTKMALYKNSSYKHPYRQGEVVLTTRDVLYVGVFVVGADSNHLILMLNKCYATPSRDSNDKLRYFIIEGGCQNMKDNTIGIEENGVSLTCRFHVTVFKFIGDYDEVHLHCAVSLCDSEKYSCKINCPQHTRMASAFAEEAKEQIISVGPIRRKRSDWCEDNGGCEQICTSRADGPLCSCVTGTLQGDGKSCRASSSSGEHRAPATLLLAAQLWLWLRTAPQEPTS encoded by the exons ATGAATAAGCGATCATTTATCGGAACCTGGGTGGTCCTTGTGGTGATAACCGCGCGGCAGAGGG CTCACGCCATGGCGAGTCTGTATCCATTCTGGCAGAACGACACGAAAACACCCAAAGTGGATGATGGAAGCTCTCCCGAGATCAAGATCTCCGTCCCATTCATCTTTTTTGGAGCCCCGTACAGAAGCATTTAT GTCAACAACAACGGTGTGATCTCCTTCAACGCGCTGGTCAGCCAGTTCACGCCAGAAGCCTTCCCTCTGGCGGACGGACGCGCCTTCATCGCGCCTTTCTGGGCAGACGTGCACAACGGCATCCGCGGGGAAATCTACTACCGGGAGAGCACCGAGCCCGAGCTGCTGAGGAGAGCGTCCAGAGACGTCCGTAAGCACTTCAAAGACATGTCCTCTTTCTCTGCCGTCTGGATCTTCATCGTCACCTGGGAGGAAGTCACTTTCTACGGAGGGAGCAGCACCACTCCG GTGAACACCTTCCAAGCTGTCCTGATCACCGACGGAGTGTCGTCTTTTGCCCTGTTTAACTACCGCGAGATCAGCTGGACCACGGGGACGGCCAGCGGAGGGGACCCCCTGACCGGGCTCGGCGGGGTGGTGGCGCAG GCTGGCTTCAATGGTGGAAATATCACCAACTTCTTTAGCATCCCGGGCTCCAGAACCCCAGATATAGTCAATATCGAAGAAACGACTAATGTGAATGTCCCCGGGCGCTGGGCTTTCAAAATAGACGGCAGAGAAATAGATCCGGCCAATGGCTGCAGCCTGAGAG GACAGTTTCTCCGTCAAGGGGAGATCTTCTGGGACAGCGCCAACTGCACCACCAAGTGCCGCTGCCTGGACTTCAACAATGAGATCTTCTGCCAGGAGATGGCTTGCGGCCCCTTTGAAGCATGCGAGCTgaagaccaagttcttccagtgCGTGCCGGTGGAGAGCAGCACCTGCGTGGTGTTCGGAGATCCGCATTACCACACCTTCGACGGCTTCCTCTTTCACTTCCAGGGTTCCTGCTCCTACCTCCTCGCCAGGCAGTGCTGGCCAGGCTCCCAGCTGCCCTACTTCAACGTGGAGGCCAAGAATGAGAACCGAGGCGGCTCCTCCGTCTCCTGGCTGAGGGATATTTTTGTGGAGGTCTACTCGCACAAGATCGTGCTCCCCAAGGGCAGCTTTGGGAAAGCAAAG GTGGATGACTTGGTGGTGTCTCTACCTATATCCCTCGAACTGGGTGCAATAAAAGTCTACCAAAGCGGCTTGTCCACAGCACTGGAGACCGACTTTGGCCTGCTAGTGACCTACGACGGACAGCATTATGCCTCCGTCTCCGTTCCGGGCACGTACATCAATGCCACGTGTGGTCTGTGTGGAAATTACAATAAAGACCCCGAGGACGACACCCTCCGCTCGGACGGGAGGTTGGCTTCATCTGCGCCGGACCTGGGCGAGAGCTGGCGAGTGCCGCATCCCGAGAGAAAATGCTGGTCTGGCTGCCTGTACAACTGCAGCCTCTGCGACGCCGCCACCGAGTCTCTGTATTTCACCTCCGAATACTGCGGCTTCATCAACAAGAGCGGCGGGCCGCTGTGGGAATGCAACGCCGTGGTGGATCCCACCGCCTTCGTCCACAGCTGCGTCTACGACCTCTGCGGCGCGCGGGATAACGGCACCGGGCTGTGCCAAGCCGTCCAGGCGTACGCCGCAGTGTGCCAGGCCCTGGGCATCTCGGTGGGAGAGTGGCGCGCCCAGGCGGGATGCA TGACAGCCGTGCGGTGCCCGGAGCTCAGCCGCTACTCGGTgtgtgccagcagctgccccgcCACGTGTTCGGACCTCACGGCCCCGCTGGCCTGCACCTCCCCGTGCGCAGAGGGCTGCGAGTGCGACCAGGGCCACGTCCTCAGCGCCGACCGCTGCGTTCCCGTCCGGCAGTGCGGCTGTGATGTGGACGGCCGGTACTACGCGGTCGGGGAGTCGTTCTGGGCGGCGGCGGACTGCACGGTGGAGTGCCGGTGCGAGGACGGCGGGGAGGCCAGGTGCTTCAACACCAGCTGTCCCAAAGGAGAGGTCTGCGCCATCGAGAACGGCTACCGGGGCTGCTACCCCAAGCGGGAGACCTTGTGTTTGGTGGGGCAGAACCAAGTGCTCCGGACGTTTGACGGTGTCGCCTTCCCCTATCCGCTGGAGCACTCCTACATACTCCTCAAAACCTGCCCGGAGACACCGGACTTCATCGAGGTGGACATCAGCCAAAAGAAGGCCGGATCAGCGCCCGACGGGCCCCGCGTCGTGCGGATCCAGGCGGTCGGCCAAGAGGTGAAGATCGGAGGCACCAGCCTCTCGGAGATTAAG GTGAACGGTTACGATGTGGAGCTGCCCTATTTCCATCCTTCTGGCCACCTGGAAATCTACCGTAGCGACAACAGCACTGTGATGGAGTCTGAGGGGCTCCTGGCTATCGCCTACTACGATTCAGGCCTCCTGGAGATCCGCCTTTCCACCACCTACTTCAACTGCACCGGGGGCTTGTGCGGCTTCTTCGATGACAACGCCGGCGATGAATTCTGCCTGCCCAAGGGCAAGTGCACGGACAACCTGGAGCTCTTCCTGGAGAGCTGGACCACGTTCGACGAGATCTGCAACGGGGAGTGCGGGGACCTCCTCAAGGCTTGCAACAACGACTCGGAGCTGCTCAAGTCCTACAGGAGCCGCTCCAACTGCGGCATCATCAACGACCCCACCAACAGCTCTTTCCTGGAGTGCCACAGCGTGGTCAACGTCTCCGCCTACTACAGGACGTGCCTTTTCCGCCTCTGCCAGAGCGGGGGCAACCGCTCGGAGCTCTGCGACTCGGTGGCACGCTACGCCAGCGCCTGCAAGAACGCTGAGGTGGATGTCGGTCAGTGGAGGAGCCACAGTTTTTGCC CTCTCGCCTGCCCGGAGAACAGCCATTTCGAGGAGTGCATGACCTGCGTGGAGACCTGCGAGACCCTGGCCACGGGCCCGGTCTGCACAGACACCTGTGCCGAGGGCTGCCAGTGCGACGAGGGCTTCGCCCTCCGCGGCACCCGCTGCATTCCCCGCGGTGAGTGCGGCTGCAATTTCGAGGGGCGCCAGCTGGCCACCAACCAGACCTTTTGGATGGACATCTCCTGCCACTTCCTCTGCTACTGCAACGGCTCCGACAACAGCGTGTACTGCGAGAACATCTCCTGCAAGGATGACGAGTACTGCTTGGAGGAGAACGGCCTCTACTACTGCCATGTCCGCACCGATGCCTCCTGCATCGTCTCTGGTTATGGACACTACCTGACTTTTGACGGCTACTCTTTTGACTTCCAGAGCAGCTGTGCGTTGGTGCTGTGCACCACGATCTCCCGGCCGAGGGTGGAACGCTCGGACACTTTCCCTGCGTTCACCGTCACAGCCAAGAATGAGGATCGGGACACCTCTCTGGCTCTGTGGATCAAGCAAGTCGAAGTGGAGGTCTTCAATTACAACATCGTCATCCACCGTGCCTACAAATATACTGTGCTG GTCAACGACGAACGCCTGTATCTGCCTCTGAAGCTGGGCCAGGGCAAAGTGAACATCTTTGCCTTCGGCTTTCACATCGTGGTTGAGACGGACTTTGGACTGAAGGTGGTGTACGACTGGAAGACCTTCCTCTTGGTCACTGTCCCGCGCAGCTTCCAGAACCTGACTTACGGCCTCTGCGGCCGCTACAATGGCAACCCCGAGGACGACCTGGTAGCCGCGGGCGGCGCACCGGCCGCCACCGTCGCCGACTTTGTGCAGAGCTGGGCGAAGCGAGACGCATTCTGCCGCGTGGGCTGCGGCGACCGCTGCCCCGCCTGCGGGAAGGTGGAAGGCTTCTGGaaaccccagcagctctgcagcctcatCCCAAGCCAAAGCGGCGTCTTTGCCAAGTGCCACAGCAAGATCAGCCCTGGCTTCTTCTACAAGAACTGCCTCTTTGACACGTGCGTTGACGGGGGAGCCATGCAGACGGCCTGCAGCTGGCTGCAGAATTACGCCAGCACGTGCCAAACGCAGGGCATCGCCATTACCGGCTGGAGAAACTTCACGTCATGTT CCATCAGCTGTCCCCCCAACAGCCACTACGAGAGCTGCGTGTCGCTGTGCCAGCCCCGGTGCGCCGCCATCCGCCTCAAGAGCGACTGCAGCCACTACTGCGTGGAGGGATGCCAGTGCGACCCCGGGTACGTCCTCAACGGCAAGAGCTGCATCCTCCCGCACAACTGCGGCTGCTACTCCGACGGCAAATACTACGAG CCCAAGCAGCTCTTCTGGAACGGGGACTGCACCCGCCGGTGCCGCTGCTTCCGACGCAACCTCATCCAGTGCGACCCGCGGCACTGCAAGTCGGACGAGGAGTGCGCCCTGCGCAACGGCGTCCGCGGCTGCTTCAGCACCAGGAGCTCCTTCTGCctggcggcgggcggcggcgtCTTCCGCACCTTCGACGGGGCCTTCCTCCGCTTCCCCGCCAACTGCGCCTTCGTCCTCTCCACCATCTGCCAGAAGCTGCCCGACTTCTCCTTCCAGCTCATCATCAACTTCGACAAGTGGTCCTCACCCAACCTCACCATCATCTCCCCCGTGTACTTCTACATCAACGAGGAGCAGATCCTCATCAGTGACAGGAATACCGTCAAG GTGAACGGCAGCCAGGTGAGCATCCCCTTTGTCACGGGGCTTTCCACGAAGATCTTCAGCCAGGAGGGCTTCCTGGTCATCGACTCCAGCCCCGACATCCAGATCCGCTACAACGGCTTCAACGTCATCAAAATCACCATCGGGGAGCGGCTGCAGAACAAGGTGTGCGGCCTCTGCGGCAACTTCAACGGCGACCGGACGGACGACTACGCGACGCTGCGGGGGAAGCCGGCGGTCAGCAGCGTGGTGCTGGCGCAGAGCTGGAAGACCAACGGCATGCAGAAGAG CTGCAACGAGCTGCAGTACTCGCAGTACGCCGCCTCCTGCGACAACGTCCAgatccaggagctgcagagcgACAGCTACTGCCTGAAGCTGACGGACATGAAAGGCTTCTTCCAGCCCTGCTACGGCCTCCTGGACCCCTTGCCCTTTTACGAGTCCTGCTTTCTGGATGGCTGCTACAACCACAAAAAGGTCCAGCTGTGCGGCTCGCTGGCCGCCTACGGCGAGGCTTGTCGCACCTTCGGCATCCTGGGCACCGAGTGGATCGAGAAGGAGAATTGCT CAGGAGTGGTGGAAGATCCCTGCGTGGGTGCCGACTGCCCCAACCGCAGCTGCGAGCTGGACAACGGCGGGGAGCTGTGCGGCTGCATCGAGCCCCCGCCCTACGGCAACA CCACCCAAGACATCATTGATGCGGAGGTGACCTGCAAAGCCGCCCAAATGGAAGTGTCCATCTCCAAGTGCAAGCTGTTCCAGTTGGGCTTCGAGCGCGAGGGGGTGCGCGTTAACGACCGCCACTGCCCCGGCATCGAAGGGGAGGACTTCATCTCCTTCCAGATCAACAACACCAAGGGCAACTGCGGCAATCTGGTGCAG TCGAACAGCACACATATAGTGTACAAGAACACAGTGTGGATCGAGAGTGCGAACAACACAGGCAACATTATCACCCGTGATCGGACCATCAATGTGGAGTTTTCCTGCGCCTACGAGCTGGACATCAAGATCTCCCTGGATTCGGTGGTGCGGCCGATGCTCAG CGTGATTAACCTGACGGTGCCAACACAGGAAGGGAGCTTCACAACTAAGATGGCCCTGTACAAAAACTCCTCCTACAAGCACCCTTATCGGCAGGGCGAGGTGGTGCTCACCACCCGGGACGTGCTCTACGTGGGGGTGTTCGTCGTCGGGGCCGATTCCAACCACTTGATCCTGATGCTGAACAAATGCTACGCAACCCCCTCTCGGGACAGCAATGACAAGCTGCGCTACTTCATCATCGAGGGAGG GTGCCAAAACATGAAGGACAACACCATTGGCATAGAGGAGAACGGGGTGTCCTTGACGTGTCGCTTCCACGTCACCGTCTTCAAGTTCATCGGGGATTACGATGAAGTTCACCTGCATTGTGCCGTGTCCCTCTGCGATTCGGAGAAATACTCCTGCAAAATA